A stretch of Pseudomonas sp. LS.1a DNA encodes these proteins:
- the mupP gene encoding N-acetylmuramic acid 6-phosphate phosphatase MupP, translated as MRLQAVLFDMDGTLLDTAPDFIAICQAMLAERGLPAVDDKLIRDVISGGARAMVAATFAMSPEAEGFEPLRLEFLERYQRDCAVHSKLFDGMAELLADIEKGNLLWGVVTNKPVRFAEPIMQQLGLAERSALLICPDHVKNSKPDPEPLILACKTLGLDPASVLFVGDDLRDIESGRDAGTRTAAVRYGYIHPEDNPNNWGADVVVDHPLELRKVIDSALCGC; from the coding sequence ATGCGCTTGCAAGCAGTACTCTTCGACATGGACGGCACCTTGCTCGACACGGCGCCGGACTTCATCGCCATCTGCCAGGCCATGCTCGCCGAGCGCGGCCTGCCGGCCGTCGATGACAAGCTGATCCGCGACGTGATCTCCGGCGGTGCCCGGGCGATGGTCGCCGCCACCTTCGCCATGAGCCCGGAGGCCGAAGGCTTCGAGCCCCTGCGCCTGGAGTTCCTCGAACGTTACCAGCGCGACTGCGCGGTGCACAGCAAGCTGTTCGACGGCATGGCCGAGCTGCTGGCCGACATCGAGAAAGGCAACCTGCTGTGGGGCGTGGTCACCAACAAGCCGGTGCGCTTCGCCGAGCCGATCATGCAACAGCTGGGCCTGGCCGAGCGTTCGGCGCTATTGATCTGCCCGGACCACGTTAAGAACAGCAAACCCGACCCCGAGCCGCTGATCCTGGCCTGCAAGACCCTGGGCCTGGACCCCGCCAGCGTACTGTTCGTCGGCGACGACCTGCGCGACATCGAGTCTGGCCGCGACGCCGGCACCCGCACGGCGGCGGTGCGCTACGGCTATATTCATCCAGAGGACAACCCCAACAACTGGGGCGCCGACGTGGTGGTGGACCACCCGCTGGAGCTGCGCAAAGTGATCGACAGCGCGCTGTGCGGCTGCTGA
- the ubiG gene encoding bifunctional 2-polyprenyl-6-hydroxyphenol methylase/3-demethylubiquinol 3-O-methyltransferase UbiG, giving the protein MSNVDRAEIAKFEALAHRWWDRESEFKPLHEINPLRVNWIDERASLAGKKVLDVGCGGGILSEAMALRGATVTGIDMGEAPLAVAQLHQLESGVQVEYRQITAEALAEEMPEQFDVVTCLEMLEHVPDPSSVIRACYRMVKPGGQVFFSTINRNPKAYLLAIVGAEYILKMLPRGTHDFKKFIRPSELGAWSRVAGLQVKDIIGLTYNPLTKHYKLSSDVDVNYMIQTLREE; this is encoded by the coding sequence ATGAGCAACGTCGACCGCGCCGAAATCGCCAAGTTCGAAGCGCTGGCCCACCGCTGGTGGGACCGCGAAAGCGAGTTCAAGCCGCTGCACGAAATCAACCCGCTGCGCGTCAACTGGATCGACGAGCGCGCCAGCCTGGCCGGCAAGAAAGTGCTGGACGTGGGTTGCGGTGGCGGCATCCTCAGCGAGGCCATGGCCCTGCGCGGCGCCACGGTCACCGGCATCGACATGGGTGAGGCGCCGCTGGCCGTGGCCCAGCTGCACCAGCTGGAGTCGGGCGTGCAGGTGGAATACCGGCAGATCACCGCCGAAGCCCTGGCCGAGGAAATGCCCGAACAGTTCGACGTGGTCACCTGCCTGGAAATGCTCGAGCACGTGCCCGACCCGTCTTCGGTCATCCGCGCCTGCTACCGCATGGTCAAGCCTGGCGGCCAGGTGTTCTTCTCCACCATCAACCGCAACCCCAAGGCCTACCTGCTGGCCATTGTCGGCGCCGAATACATCCTGAAGATGCTGCCGCGCGGCACCCATGACTTCAAGAAGTTCATCCGCCCGTCCGAGCTGGGCGCCTGGAGCCGCGTTGCCGGCCTGCAGGTGAAGGACATCATCGGCCTGACCTACAACCCGCTGACCAAGCATTACAAGCTCAGCAGCGACGTTGACGTCAACTACATGATCCAGACCCTGCGCGAGGAATGA
- the mtnA gene encoding S-methyl-5-thioribose-1-phosphate isomerase has product MRERLLAAEKVTGIRWQDGVLHLLDQRLLPSEERWLACDNVAQVAAAIRDMVVRGASAIGIAAAYGLVLALEERLAEGGDWEMDLEDDFLTLAEARPTAANLFWALNRMRERLQRLRPDEGVLAALEAEAVAIHESDREANLTMAQQGVELIRRHQGNAQTLLTYGNAGALAGGGFGTALGVIRAGYLEGMVERVYAGETRPWLHGSRLTAWELANEGIPVTLCADSALAHLMKSKGITWVVVGADCIAANGDVASKIGTYQLAVSAMHHGVRFMVVAPSTSIDLNLATGEDIPLEERAADELLDIGGTRVAPDVEVFNPLFDVTPADLIDVIVTERGIVERPDTAKLAQLICRKRLH; this is encoded by the coding sequence ATGCGCGAGCGACTTTTGGCGGCGGAGAAGGTGACCGGGATCCGCTGGCAGGACGGCGTCTTGCATCTGCTCGACCAGCGCCTGCTGCCGTCAGAAGAACGCTGGCTGGCCTGCGACAATGTCGCGCAGGTGGCGGCGGCGATCCGCGACATGGTCGTGCGCGGCGCCTCGGCCATCGGCATTGCCGCGGCCTATGGCCTGGTGCTGGCCCTGGAAGAGCGGCTGGCCGAGGGGGGTGATTGGGAAATGGACCTGGAAGATGACTTCCTCACCCTGGCCGAAGCGCGCCCTACCGCCGCCAACCTGTTCTGGGCGCTGAACCGCATGCGCGAGCGCCTGCAGCGCCTGCGTCCGGATGAGGGCGTGCTGGCGGCGCTGGAGGCCGAAGCGGTGGCCATTCATGAAAGCGACCGCGAAGCCAACCTGACCATGGCCCAGCAGGGTGTCGAGCTGATTCGCCGTCACCAGGGCAACGCCCAGACCCTGCTCACCTACGGCAATGCCGGCGCCCTGGCCGGTGGTGGTTTCGGCACTGCGCTGGGGGTGATCCGCGCCGGCTACCTGGAGGGCATGGTCGAGCGGGTGTATGCCGGCGAGACACGCCCCTGGCTGCATGGCTCGCGCCTGACCGCCTGGGAACTGGCCAACGAAGGCATCCCGGTGACCCTGTGCGCCGACTCGGCGCTGGCCCACCTGATGAAGAGCAAGGGCATCACCTGGGTGGTGGTAGGCGCGGACTGCATTGCCGCCAACGGCGACGTTGCCAGCAAGATCGGCACCTACCAGCTGGCAGTCAGCGCCATGCACCATGGCGTGCGTTTCATGGTGGTGGCGCCGAGCACCAGCATCGACCTGAACCTGGCCACGGGTGAGGACATCCCGCTGGAAGAGCGCGCTGCCGACGAGTTGCTAGACATTGGCGGCACCCGCGTGGCGCCGGATGTCGAGGTATTCAACCCGTTATTCGACGTGACCCCGGCCGACCTGATCGACGTGATCGTGACCGAGCGCGGCATCGTCGAGCGGCCGGATACCGCCAAGCTGGCGCAACTGATATGCCGCAAGCGGTTGCACTGA
- the gyrA gene encoding DNA gyrase subunit A → MGELAKEILPVNIEDELRQSYLDYAMSVIVGRALPDARDGLKPVHRRVLYAMSELGNDWNKPYKKSARVVGDVIGKYHPHGDTAVYDTIVRMAQPFSLRYLLVDGQGNFGSVDGDNAAAMRYTEVRMAKLAHELLADLHKETVDWVPNYDGTEQIPAVMPTRIPNLLVNGSSGIAVGMATNIPPHNLGEVIDGCLALIDNPEVTIDELMQHIPGPDFPTAGLINGRQGIIEAYRTGRGRIYMRARSEIEDIDKVGGRQQIVVTELPYQLNKARLIEKIAELVKEKKIEGITELRDESDKDGMRIVIELRRGEVPEVVLNNLYSQTQLQSVFGINVVALVDGRPRLLNLKDLLEAFVRHRREVVTRRTVFELRKARERGHILEGQAVALSNIDPVIALIKASPTPSEAKEALVSTAWESSAVQVMVERAGADSCRPEDLPEQYGLREGKYYLSPEQAQAILDLRLHRLTGLEHEKLLAEYQEILEQIGELIRILSSAERLMEVIREELEAIRAEYGDARRTEILDARHDLNYGDMIPEEERVVTISHGGYAKTQPLSAYQAQRRGGKGKSATGVKDEDYVEHLLVANSHATLLLFSSKGKVYWLKTYDIPEASRAARGRPLVNLLPLEEGERITAMLQIDLEALQQNAGADEELEDAEDTVLEGEVVEAEEVDEEDGDTPEWVAEPTGAYIFMATASGTVKKTPLVQFARPRSNGLIALKLKEGDTLIAAAITDGAKEVMMFSDAGKVIRFAESVVREMGRNARGVRGMKLGKGQQIISMLIPESGAQILTASERGFGKRTPLSKFPRRGRGGQGVIAMGTKGRNGLLIGAIQVQEGEEIMLISDQGTLVRTRVGEVSSLGRNTQGVTLIKLATDETLVGLERIQEPSEEELDDVIETDEEGVEAEAPDNEEAAGAEEAPQE, encoded by the coding sequence ATGGGCGAACTGGCCAAAGAAATCCTCCCGGTCAATATCGAAGACGAACTGAGACAGTCCTACCTCGACTACGCGATGAGCGTGATTGTCGGGCGAGCGCTGCCCGATGCGCGTGACGGCTTGAAGCCCGTGCATCGCCGCGTTCTCTATGCGATGAGCGAACTGGGCAACGACTGGAACAAGCCGTACAAGAAATCCGCCCGTGTGGTCGGTGACGTGATCGGTAAGTACCACCCGCATGGCGACACCGCGGTCTACGACACCATCGTGCGTATGGCCCAGCCGTTCTCGCTGCGCTACCTGCTGGTCGATGGCCAGGGCAACTTCGGTTCGGTGGACGGCGACAACGCCGCAGCCATGCGATACACCGAAGTGCGCATGGCTAAGCTGGCCCACGAGCTGCTGGCCGACCTGCACAAAGAGACCGTCGACTGGGTGCCCAACTACGACGGCACCGAGCAGATCCCGGCGGTCATGCCGACCCGTATCCCCAACCTGCTGGTCAACGGTTCCAGCGGTATCGCCGTGGGCATGGCAACCAACATCCCGCCGCACAACCTCGGCGAGGTCATCGATGGCTGCCTGGCACTCATCGACAACCCCGAAGTCACCATCGATGAGCTGATGCAGCACATCCCTGGTCCGGACTTCCCGACTGCCGGCCTGATCAACGGCCGCCAGGGCATCATCGAGGCCTATCGCACAGGCCGCGGCCGCATCTACATGCGCGCCCGCTCCGAAATCGAAGACATCGACAAGGTCGGCGGCCGCCAGCAGATCGTGGTCACCGAGCTGCCGTACCAGCTGAACAAGGCACGCCTGATCGAGAAGATCGCCGAGCTGGTCAAAGAGAAGAAGATCGAAGGCATCACCGAGCTGCGCGACGAGTCCGACAAGGACGGCATGCGCATCGTCATCGAGCTGCGTCGCGGCGAGGTGCCGGAGGTGGTGCTCAACAACCTGTATTCGCAGACCCAGCTGCAGAGCGTGTTCGGCATCAACGTCGTCGCCCTGGTCGACGGTCGTCCGCGCCTGCTCAACCTCAAGGACCTGCTCGAGGCGTTCGTCCGTCACCGCCGTGAAGTGGTGACCCGCCGTACCGTGTTCGAGCTGCGCAAGGCCCGCGAACGCGGCCACATCCTTGAAGGCCAGGCGGTCGCACTGTCCAACATCGACCCGGTCATCGCCCTGATCAAGGCCTCGCCGACCCCGTCCGAAGCCAAGGAGGCCCTGGTCTCCACCGCCTGGGAATCCAGTGCCGTGCAGGTCATGGTCGAGCGCGCCGGCGCCGATTCCTGCCGCCCTGAGGACCTGCCGGAGCAGTACGGCCTGCGTGAAGGCAAGTACTACCTGTCGCCGGAACAGGCACAAGCCATTCTCGACCTGCGCCTGCACCGCCTGACCGGTCTTGAGCACGAGAAGCTGCTGGCCGAGTACCAGGAAATCCTCGAGCAGATCGGTGAGCTGATCCGCATCCTCAGTAGCGCCGAGCGCCTGATGGAAGTGATCCGCGAAGAGCTGGAAGCCATCCGCGCCGAATACGGCGATGCCCGCCGCACCGAAATTCTCGATGCGCGTCACGACCTCAACTACGGCGACATGATCCCGGAAGAAGAGCGCGTGGTGACCATTTCCCACGGCGGCTACGCCAAGACCCAGCCGCTGTCCGCCTACCAGGCCCAGCGCCGTGGCGGCAAAGGCAAGTCGGCTACCGGGGTGAAGGACGAGGACTACGTCGAGCACCTGCTGGTTGCCAACAGCCACGCCACCCTGCTGCTGTTCTCCAGCAAGGGCAAGGTTTACTGGCTGAAGACCTACGACATCCCTGAAGCGTCCCGCGCCGCCCGCGGCCGCCCACTGGTCAACCTGTTGCCGCTGGAGGAAGGTGAGCGCATCACTGCCATGCTGCAGATCGACCTCGAGGCCCTGCAGCAGAATGCTGGCGCCGATGAAGAGCTGGAGGACGCGGAAGACACCGTGCTCGAAGGTGAAGTGGTCGAGGCCGAGGAAGTGGACGAGGAAGACGGCGACACCCCTGAGTGGGTGGCCGAGCCGACCGGCGCCTACATCTTCATGGCCACCGCTTCGGGTACCGTGAAGAAGACCCCGCTGGTGCAGTTCGCCCGTCCGCGCTCCAACGGCCTGATCGCCCTGAAGCTGAAGGAAGGTGACACCCTGATCGCTGCGGCCATCACCGACGGTGCCAAGGAAGTCATGATGTTCTCCGACGCCGGCAAGGTGATCCGCTTCGCTGAAAGCGTGGTGCGCGAGATGGGCCGTAACGCCCGTGGCGTGCGCGGCATGAAGCTGGGCAAGGGCCAGCAGATCATCTCCATGCTGATCCCGGAATCCGGCGCGCAGATCCTCACCGCCTCCGAGCGTGGCTTTGGCAAGCGCACCCCGCTATCCAAGTTCCCGCGTCGCGGCCGTGGTGGCCAGGGCGTGATCGCCATGGGCACCAAGGGGCGCAACGGCCTGCTGATCGGCGCCATCCAGGTGCAGGAAGGCGAAGAGATCATGCTGATCTCCGACCAGGGCACGCTGGTGCGTACCCGCGTTGGCGAAGTGTCCAGCCTGGGGCGTAACACCCAGGGTGTGACCTTGATCAAGCTGGCCACTGACGAGACACTGGTAGGCCTGGAGCGTATCCAGGAGCCGTCCGAGGAAGAGCTCGATGATGTGATCGAGACGGACGAAGAGGGCGTCGAGGCTGAAGCGCCAGACAACGAAGAAGCTGCTGGCGCCGAAGAGGCCCCGCAGGAGTAA
- the serC gene encoding 3-phosphoserine/phosphohydroxythreonine transaminase, which produces MSKRAFNFCAGPAALPDAVLQRAQAEMLDWRGKGLSVMEMSHRSDDYVAIAEKAEQDLRDLLSVPSNYKVLFLQGGASQQFAEIPLNLLPENGTADYIETGIWSKKAIEEARRFGNVNVAASAKPYDYLAIPGQNEWKLTKNAAYVHYASNETIGGLQFDWVPETGDVPLVVDMSSDILSRPIDVSQYGLIYAGAQKNIGPSGLVVVIVREDLLGHARSCCPTMLDYKVSADNGSMYNTPATYSWYLSGLVFEWLKEQGGVDAMEQRNRAKKDRLYGFIDSSEFYTNPISHNARSWMNVPFRLADERLDKAFLAGADARGLLNLKGHRSVGGMRASIYNALGLDAVEALVAYMAEFEKEHG; this is translated from the coding sequence GTGAGCAAACGAGCCTTTAACTTCTGCGCGGGCCCTGCCGCGCTTCCTGACGCTGTTCTGCAGCGCGCCCAGGCCGAGATGCTGGATTGGCGTGGCAAGGGCTTGTCGGTGATGGAAATGAGCCATCGCAGCGACGATTACGTGGCCATCGCCGAAAAGGCCGAACAGGACCTGCGTGACCTGCTTTCCGTCCCCTCCAACTACAAGGTGCTGTTCCTGCAGGGCGGCGCCAGCCAGCAGTTCGCCGAAATCCCGCTGAACCTGCTGCCGGAAAACGGCACCGCCGACTACATCGAGACCGGCATCTGGTCGAAAAAGGCCATCGAGGAAGCGCGCCGCTTTGGCAACGTCAACGTCGCCGCCAGCGCCAAGCCCTACGACTACCTGGCCATCCCGGGCCAGAATGAGTGGAAGCTGACCAAGAACGCCGCTTACGTGCATTACGCGTCCAACGAGACCATCGGTGGCCTGCAGTTCGACTGGGTGCCGGAAACCGGTGACGTGCCGCTGGTGGTCGACATGTCCTCCGACATTCTCTCGCGCCCGATCGACGTATCGCAGTACGGCCTGATCTACGCCGGCGCGCAGAAGAACATCGGCCCGAGCGGCCTGGTAGTGGTGATCGTGCGTGAAGACCTGCTGGGCCACGCCCGCAGCTGCTGCCCGACCATGCTCGACTACAAGGTCTCGGCCGACAACGGCTCGATGTACAACACCCCGGCCACCTACTCCTGGTACCTCTCGGGCCTGGTGTTCGAGTGGCTGAAAGAGCAGGGTGGCGTCGATGCCATGGAGCAGCGCAACCGCGCCAAGAAAGACCGCCTGTACGGCTTCATCGACAGCAGCGAGTTCTACACTAACCCGATCAGCCACAACGCCCGTTCGTGGATGAACGTGCCGTTCCGCCTGGCTGACGAGCGGCTGGACAAGGCCTTCCTCGCCGGCGCCGATGCCCGTGGCCTGCTCAACCTCAAGGGCCACCGTTCGGTAGGCGGCATGCGCGCCTCGATCTACAACGCCCTGGGCCTTGACGCAGTCGAAGCCCTGGTGGCCTACATGGCCGAATTCGAGAAGGAGCACGGCTGA